A stretch of the Zonotrichia albicollis isolate bZonAlb1 chromosome 29, bZonAlb1.hap1, whole genome shotgun sequence genome encodes the following:
- the YJU2 gene encoding splicing factor YJU2 isoform X7: MSERKVLNKYYPPDFDPAKIPKLKLPKDRQYVVRLMAPFNMRCKTCGEYIYKGKKFNARKETVQNESYLGLPIFRFYIKCTRCLAEITFKTDPENTDYTMEHGATRNFQAEKLLEEEEKRMQKEREEEELNNPMKVLENRTKDSKLEMEVLENLQELKELNQRQANVDFEAMLKQYKELEEEQRRREQEEDEQEMKAMLEQAQNRRLLEDSDSDEEPTKARPNPTAQSKPTDILQEDPQPQSKRPRMESWERSVGKLSTKAQLAGLVARRKEKEKEKADPALENGMETRGTTASTGSLPAAAAATSSLGLLGAYSDSEDSASD; this comes from the exons ATGTCGGAACGGAAAGTGCTGAAC AAATATTACCCCCCGGACTTTGATCCGGCCAAGATCCCGAAGCTGAAGCTGCCCAAGGACCGGCAGTACGTGGTGAGGCTCATGGCCCCCTTCAACATGag GTGCAAGACGTGTGGGGAGTACATCTACAAGGGCAAGAAGTTCAACGCCCGCAAGGAGACGGTGCAGAACGAGTCCTACCTGGGGCTGCCCATCTTCCGCTTCTACATCAAGTGCACTCGGTGTTTGGCCGAGATCACATTCAAG ACAGACCCTGAGAACACAGATTACACCATGGAGCACGGAGCCACCAGGAACTTCCAGGCAGAGAAActcctggaggaggaggagaagaggatgcagaaggagagggaggaggaggagctcaACAATCCCATGAAG GTGCTGGAGAACCGGACCAAGGACTCCAAGCTGGAGATGGAGGTCCTGGAGAACCTGCAGGAGCTGAAAGAGCTCAACCAGCGGCAGGCCAACGTGGACTTTGAGGCCATGCTGAAGCAGtacaaggagctggaggaggagcagaggcgcagggagcaggaggaggacgAGCAGGAGATGAA GGCCATGCTGGAACAGGCCCAGAACCGGCGGCTCCTGGAGGATTCCGACTCTGACGAGGAACCGACCAAAGCCCGGCCCAACCCCACGGCCCAGAGCAAACCCACGGACATCCTGCAGGAG gacccccagccccagagcaagAGGCCCAGGATGGAGAGCTGGGAGCGCAGCGTGGGCAAGCTCAGCACCAAGGcccagctggcagggctggtggcccgcaggaaggagaaggagaaggagaagg cagaTCCTGCCCTGGAAAACGGGATGGAAACCAGAGGGACCACAGCCAGCACTG gctcccttccagcagcagcagcagccacgtCCTCGCTGGGTTTGTTGGGAGCCTACTCGGACAGCGAGGACAGCGCCAGCGActga
- the YJU2 gene encoding splicing factor YJU2 isoform X3 produces the protein MSERKVLNKYYPPDFDPAKIPKLKLPKDRQYVVRLMAPFNMRCKTCGEYIYKGKKFNARKETVQNESYLGLPIFRFYIKCTRCLAEITFKTDPENTDYTMEHGATRNFQAEKLLEEEEKRMQKEREEEELNNPMKVLENRTKDSKLEMEVLENLQELKELNQRQANVDFEAMLKQYKELEEEQRRREQEEDEQEMKAMLEQAQNRRLLEDSDSDEEPTKARPNPTAQSKPTDILQEDPQPQSKRPRMESWERSVGKLSTKAQLAGLVARRKEKEKEKEKEKEKEKEKEKADPALENGMETRGTTASTGSLPAAAAATSSLGLLGAYSDSEDSASD, from the exons ATGTCGGAACGGAAAGTGCTGAAC AAATATTACCCCCCGGACTTTGATCCGGCCAAGATCCCGAAGCTGAAGCTGCCCAAGGACCGGCAGTACGTGGTGAGGCTCATGGCCCCCTTCAACATGag GTGCAAGACGTGTGGGGAGTACATCTACAAGGGCAAGAAGTTCAACGCCCGCAAGGAGACGGTGCAGAACGAGTCCTACCTGGGGCTGCCCATCTTCCGCTTCTACATCAAGTGCACTCGGTGTTTGGCCGAGATCACATTCAAG ACAGACCCTGAGAACACAGATTACACCATGGAGCACGGAGCCACCAGGAACTTCCAGGCAGAGAAActcctggaggaggaggagaagaggatgcagaaggagagggaggaggaggagctcaACAATCCCATGAAG GTGCTGGAGAACCGGACCAAGGACTCCAAGCTGGAGATGGAGGTCCTGGAGAACCTGCAGGAGCTGAAAGAGCTCAACCAGCGGCAGGCCAACGTGGACTTTGAGGCCATGCTGAAGCAGtacaaggagctggaggaggagcagaggcgcagggagcaggaggaggacgAGCAGGAGATGAA GGCCATGCTGGAACAGGCCCAGAACCGGCGGCTCCTGGAGGATTCCGACTCTGACGAGGAACCGACCAAAGCCCGGCCCAACCCCACGGCCCAGAGCAAACCCACGGACATCCTGCAGGAG gacccccagccccagagcaagAGGCCCAGGATGGAGAGCTGGGAGCGCAGCGTGGGCAAGCTCAGCACCAAGGcccagctggcagggctggtggcccgcaggaaggagaaggagaaggagaaggagaaggagaaggagaaggagaaggagaaggagaagg cagaTCCTGCCCTGGAAAACGGGATGGAAACCAGAGGGACCACAGCCAGCACTG gctcccttccagcagcagcagcagccacgtCCTCGCTGGGTTTGTTGGGAGCCTACTCGGACAGCGAGGACAGCGCCAGCGActga
- the YJU2 gene encoding splicing factor YJU2 isoform X1, producing MSERKVLNKYYPPDFDPAKIPKLKLPKDRQYVVRLMAPFNMRCKTCGEYIYKGKKFNARKETVQNESYLGLPIFRFYIKCTRCLAEITFKTDPENTDYTMEHGATRNFQAEKLLEEEEKRMQKEREEEELNNPMKVLENRTKDSKLEMEVLENLQELKELNQRQANVDFEAMLKQYKELEEEQRRREQEEDEQEMKAMLEQAQNRRLLEDSDSDEEPTKARPNPTAQSKPTDILQEDPQPQSKRPRMESWERSVGKLSTKAQLAGLVARRKEKEKEKEKEKEKEKEKEKEKEKEKEKEKADPALENGMETRGTTASTGSLPAAAAATSSLGLLGAYSDSEDSASD from the exons ATGTCGGAACGGAAAGTGCTGAAC AAATATTACCCCCCGGACTTTGATCCGGCCAAGATCCCGAAGCTGAAGCTGCCCAAGGACCGGCAGTACGTGGTGAGGCTCATGGCCCCCTTCAACATGag GTGCAAGACGTGTGGGGAGTACATCTACAAGGGCAAGAAGTTCAACGCCCGCAAGGAGACGGTGCAGAACGAGTCCTACCTGGGGCTGCCCATCTTCCGCTTCTACATCAAGTGCACTCGGTGTTTGGCCGAGATCACATTCAAG ACAGACCCTGAGAACACAGATTACACCATGGAGCACGGAGCCACCAGGAACTTCCAGGCAGAGAAActcctggaggaggaggagaagaggatgcagaaggagagggaggaggaggagctcaACAATCCCATGAAG GTGCTGGAGAACCGGACCAAGGACTCCAAGCTGGAGATGGAGGTCCTGGAGAACCTGCAGGAGCTGAAAGAGCTCAACCAGCGGCAGGCCAACGTGGACTTTGAGGCCATGCTGAAGCAGtacaaggagctggaggaggagcagaggcgcagggagcaggaggaggacgAGCAGGAGATGAA GGCCATGCTGGAACAGGCCCAGAACCGGCGGCTCCTGGAGGATTCCGACTCTGACGAGGAACCGACCAAAGCCCGGCCCAACCCCACGGCCCAGAGCAAACCCACGGACATCCTGCAGGAG gacccccagccccagagcaagAGGCCCAGGATGGAGAGCTGGGAGCGCAGCGTGGGCAAGCTCAGCACCAAGGcccagctggcagggctggtggcccgcaggaaggagaaggagaaggagaaggagaaggagaaggagaaggagaaggagaaggagaaggagaaggagaaggagaaggagaaggagaaggcagaTCCTGCCCTGGAAAACGGGATGGAAACCAGAGGGACCACAGCCAGCACTG gctcccttccagcagcagcagcagccacgtCCTCGCTGGGTTTGTTGGGAGCCTACTCGGACAGCGAGGACAGCGCCAGCGActga
- the YJU2 gene encoding splicing factor YJU2 isoform X9 yields MSERKVLNKYYPPDFDPAKIPKLKLPKDRQYVVRLMAPFNMRCKTCGEYIYKGKKFNARKETVQNESYLGLPIFRFYIKCTRCLAEITFKTDPENTDYTMEHGATRNFQAEKLLEEEEKRMQKEREEEELNNPMKVLENRTKDSKLEMEVLENLQELKELNQRQANVDFEAMLKQYKELEEEQRRREQEEDEQEMKAMLEQAQNRRLLEDSDSDEEPTKARPNPTAQSKPTDILQEDPQPQSKRPRMESWERSVGKLSTKAQLAGLVARRKEKEKEKADPALENGMETRGTTASTAAAATSSLGLLGAYSDSEDSASD; encoded by the exons ATGTCGGAACGGAAAGTGCTGAAC AAATATTACCCCCCGGACTTTGATCCGGCCAAGATCCCGAAGCTGAAGCTGCCCAAGGACCGGCAGTACGTGGTGAGGCTCATGGCCCCCTTCAACATGag GTGCAAGACGTGTGGGGAGTACATCTACAAGGGCAAGAAGTTCAACGCCCGCAAGGAGACGGTGCAGAACGAGTCCTACCTGGGGCTGCCCATCTTCCGCTTCTACATCAAGTGCACTCGGTGTTTGGCCGAGATCACATTCAAG ACAGACCCTGAGAACACAGATTACACCATGGAGCACGGAGCCACCAGGAACTTCCAGGCAGAGAAActcctggaggaggaggagaagaggatgcagaaggagagggaggaggaggagctcaACAATCCCATGAAG GTGCTGGAGAACCGGACCAAGGACTCCAAGCTGGAGATGGAGGTCCTGGAGAACCTGCAGGAGCTGAAAGAGCTCAACCAGCGGCAGGCCAACGTGGACTTTGAGGCCATGCTGAAGCAGtacaaggagctggaggaggagcagaggcgcagggagcaggaggaggacgAGCAGGAGATGAA GGCCATGCTGGAACAGGCCCAGAACCGGCGGCTCCTGGAGGATTCCGACTCTGACGAGGAACCGACCAAAGCCCGGCCCAACCCCACGGCCCAGAGCAAACCCACGGACATCCTGCAGGAG gacccccagccccagagcaagAGGCCCAGGATGGAGAGCTGGGAGCGCAGCGTGGGCAAGCTCAGCACCAAGGcccagctggcagggctggtggcccgcaggaaggagaaggagaaggagaagg cagaTCCTGCCCTGGAAAACGGGATGGAAACCAGAGGGACCACAGCCAGCACTG cagcagcagccacgtCCTCGCTGGGTTTGTTGGGAGCCTACTCGGACAGCGAGGACAGCGCCAGCGActga
- the YJU2 gene encoding splicing factor YJU2 isoform X6 has protein sequence MSERKVLNKYYPPDFDPAKIPKLKLPKDRQYVVRLMAPFNMRCKTCGEYIYKGKKFNARKETVQNESYLGLPIFRFYIKCTRCLAEITFKTDPENTDYTMEHGATRNFQAEKLLEEEEKRMQKEREEEELNNPMKVLENRTKDSKLEMEVLENLQELKELNQRQANVDFEAMLKQYKELEEEQRRREQEEDEQEMKAMLEQAQNRRLLEDSDSDEEPTKARPNPTAQSKPTDILQEDPQPQSKRPRMESWERSVGKLSTKAQLAGLVARRKEKEKEKEKADPALENGMETRGTTASTGSLPAAAAATSSLGLLGAYSDSEDSASD, from the exons ATGTCGGAACGGAAAGTGCTGAAC AAATATTACCCCCCGGACTTTGATCCGGCCAAGATCCCGAAGCTGAAGCTGCCCAAGGACCGGCAGTACGTGGTGAGGCTCATGGCCCCCTTCAACATGag GTGCAAGACGTGTGGGGAGTACATCTACAAGGGCAAGAAGTTCAACGCCCGCAAGGAGACGGTGCAGAACGAGTCCTACCTGGGGCTGCCCATCTTCCGCTTCTACATCAAGTGCACTCGGTGTTTGGCCGAGATCACATTCAAG ACAGACCCTGAGAACACAGATTACACCATGGAGCACGGAGCCACCAGGAACTTCCAGGCAGAGAAActcctggaggaggaggagaagaggatgcagaaggagagggaggaggaggagctcaACAATCCCATGAAG GTGCTGGAGAACCGGACCAAGGACTCCAAGCTGGAGATGGAGGTCCTGGAGAACCTGCAGGAGCTGAAAGAGCTCAACCAGCGGCAGGCCAACGTGGACTTTGAGGCCATGCTGAAGCAGtacaaggagctggaggaggagcagaggcgcagggagcaggaggaggacgAGCAGGAGATGAA GGCCATGCTGGAACAGGCCCAGAACCGGCGGCTCCTGGAGGATTCCGACTCTGACGAGGAACCGACCAAAGCCCGGCCCAACCCCACGGCCCAGAGCAAACCCACGGACATCCTGCAGGAG gacccccagccccagagcaagAGGCCCAGGATGGAGAGCTGGGAGCGCAGCGTGGGCAAGCTCAGCACCAAGGcccagctggcagggctggtggcccgcaggaaggagaaggagaaggagaaggagaagg cagaTCCTGCCCTGGAAAACGGGATGGAAACCAGAGGGACCACAGCCAGCACTG gctcccttccagcagcagcagcagccacgtCCTCGCTGGGTTTGTTGGGAGCCTACTCGGACAGCGAGGACAGCGCCAGCGActga
- the YJU2 gene encoding splicing factor YJU2 isoform X8 → MSERKVLNKYYPPDFDPAKIPKLKLPKDRQYVVRLMAPFNMRCKTCGEYIYKGKKFNARKETVQNESYLGLPIFRFYIKCTRCLAEITFKTDPENTDYTMEHGATRNFQAEKLLEEEEKRMQKEREEEELNNPMKVLENRTKDSKLEMEVLENLQELKELNQRQANVDFEAMLKQYKELEEEQRRREQEEDEQEMKAMLEQAQNRRLLEDSDSDEEPTKARPNPTAQSKPTDILQEDPQPQSKRPRMESWERSVGKLSTKAQLAGLVARRKEKEKADPALENGMETRGTTASTGSLPAAAAATSSLGLLGAYSDSEDSASD, encoded by the exons ATGTCGGAACGGAAAGTGCTGAAC AAATATTACCCCCCGGACTTTGATCCGGCCAAGATCCCGAAGCTGAAGCTGCCCAAGGACCGGCAGTACGTGGTGAGGCTCATGGCCCCCTTCAACATGag GTGCAAGACGTGTGGGGAGTACATCTACAAGGGCAAGAAGTTCAACGCCCGCAAGGAGACGGTGCAGAACGAGTCCTACCTGGGGCTGCCCATCTTCCGCTTCTACATCAAGTGCACTCGGTGTTTGGCCGAGATCACATTCAAG ACAGACCCTGAGAACACAGATTACACCATGGAGCACGGAGCCACCAGGAACTTCCAGGCAGAGAAActcctggaggaggaggagaagaggatgcagaaggagagggaggaggaggagctcaACAATCCCATGAAG GTGCTGGAGAACCGGACCAAGGACTCCAAGCTGGAGATGGAGGTCCTGGAGAACCTGCAGGAGCTGAAAGAGCTCAACCAGCGGCAGGCCAACGTGGACTTTGAGGCCATGCTGAAGCAGtacaaggagctggaggaggagcagaggcgcagggagcaggaggaggacgAGCAGGAGATGAA GGCCATGCTGGAACAGGCCCAGAACCGGCGGCTCCTGGAGGATTCCGACTCTGACGAGGAACCGACCAAAGCCCGGCCCAACCCCACGGCCCAGAGCAAACCCACGGACATCCTGCAGGAG gacccccagccccagagcaagAGGCCCAGGATGGAGAGCTGGGAGCGCAGCGTGGGCAAGCTCAGCACCAAGGcccagctggcagggctggtggcccgcaggaaggagaaggagaagg cagaTCCTGCCCTGGAAAACGGGATGGAAACCAGAGGGACCACAGCCAGCACTG gctcccttccagcagcagcagcagccacgtCCTCGCTGGGTTTGTTGGGAGCCTACTCGGACAGCGAGGACAGCGCCAGCGActga
- the YJU2 gene encoding splicing factor YJU2 isoform X5 — protein sequence MSERKVLNKYYPPDFDPAKIPKLKLPKDRQYVVRLMAPFNMRCKTCGEYIYKGKKFNARKETVQNESYLGLPIFRFYIKCTRCLAEITFKTDPENTDYTMEHGATRNFQAEKLLEEEEKRMQKEREEEELNNPMKVLENRTKDSKLEMEVLENLQELKELNQRQANVDFEAMLKQYKELEEEQRRREQEEDEQEMKAMLEQAQNRRLLEDSDSDEEPTKARPNPTAQSKPTDILQEDPQPQSKRPRMESWERSVGKLSTKAQLAGLVARRKEKEKEKEKEKEKADPALENGMETRGTTASTGSLPAAAAATSSLGLLGAYSDSEDSASD from the exons ATGTCGGAACGGAAAGTGCTGAAC AAATATTACCCCCCGGACTTTGATCCGGCCAAGATCCCGAAGCTGAAGCTGCCCAAGGACCGGCAGTACGTGGTGAGGCTCATGGCCCCCTTCAACATGag GTGCAAGACGTGTGGGGAGTACATCTACAAGGGCAAGAAGTTCAACGCCCGCAAGGAGACGGTGCAGAACGAGTCCTACCTGGGGCTGCCCATCTTCCGCTTCTACATCAAGTGCACTCGGTGTTTGGCCGAGATCACATTCAAG ACAGACCCTGAGAACACAGATTACACCATGGAGCACGGAGCCACCAGGAACTTCCAGGCAGAGAAActcctggaggaggaggagaagaggatgcagaaggagagggaggaggaggagctcaACAATCCCATGAAG GTGCTGGAGAACCGGACCAAGGACTCCAAGCTGGAGATGGAGGTCCTGGAGAACCTGCAGGAGCTGAAAGAGCTCAACCAGCGGCAGGCCAACGTGGACTTTGAGGCCATGCTGAAGCAGtacaaggagctggaggaggagcagaggcgcagggagcaggaggaggacgAGCAGGAGATGAA GGCCATGCTGGAACAGGCCCAGAACCGGCGGCTCCTGGAGGATTCCGACTCTGACGAGGAACCGACCAAAGCCCGGCCCAACCCCACGGCCCAGAGCAAACCCACGGACATCCTGCAGGAG gacccccagccccagagcaagAGGCCCAGGATGGAGAGCTGGGAGCGCAGCGTGGGCAAGCTCAGCACCAAGGcccagctggcagggctggtggcccgcaggaaggagaaggagaaggagaaggagaaggagaaggagaagg cagaTCCTGCCCTGGAAAACGGGATGGAAACCAGAGGGACCACAGCCAGCACTG gctcccttccagcagcagcagcagccacgtCCTCGCTGGGTTTGTTGGGAGCCTACTCGGACAGCGAGGACAGCGCCAGCGActga
- the YJU2 gene encoding splicing factor YJU2 isoform X4: MSERKVLNKYYPPDFDPAKIPKLKLPKDRQYVVRLMAPFNMRCKTCGEYIYKGKKFNARKETVQNESYLGLPIFRFYIKCTRCLAEITFKTDPENTDYTMEHGATRNFQAEKLLEEEEKRMQKEREEEELNNPMKVLENRTKDSKLEMEVLENLQELKELNQRQANVDFEAMLKQYKELEEEQRRREQEEDEQEMKAMLEQAQNRRLLEDSDSDEEPTKARPNPTAQSKPTDILQEDPQPQSKRPRMESWERSVGKLSTKAQLAGLVARRKEKEKEKEKEKEKEKADPALENGMETRGTTASTGSLPAAAAATSSLGLLGAYSDSEDSASD; encoded by the exons ATGTCGGAACGGAAAGTGCTGAAC AAATATTACCCCCCGGACTTTGATCCGGCCAAGATCCCGAAGCTGAAGCTGCCCAAGGACCGGCAGTACGTGGTGAGGCTCATGGCCCCCTTCAACATGag GTGCAAGACGTGTGGGGAGTACATCTACAAGGGCAAGAAGTTCAACGCCCGCAAGGAGACGGTGCAGAACGAGTCCTACCTGGGGCTGCCCATCTTCCGCTTCTACATCAAGTGCACTCGGTGTTTGGCCGAGATCACATTCAAG ACAGACCCTGAGAACACAGATTACACCATGGAGCACGGAGCCACCAGGAACTTCCAGGCAGAGAAActcctggaggaggaggagaagaggatgcagaaggagagggaggaggaggagctcaACAATCCCATGAAG GTGCTGGAGAACCGGACCAAGGACTCCAAGCTGGAGATGGAGGTCCTGGAGAACCTGCAGGAGCTGAAAGAGCTCAACCAGCGGCAGGCCAACGTGGACTTTGAGGCCATGCTGAAGCAGtacaaggagctggaggaggagcagaggcgcagggagcaggaggaggacgAGCAGGAGATGAA GGCCATGCTGGAACAGGCCCAGAACCGGCGGCTCCTGGAGGATTCCGACTCTGACGAGGAACCGACCAAAGCCCGGCCCAACCCCACGGCCCAGAGCAAACCCACGGACATCCTGCAGGAG gacccccagccccagagcaagAGGCCCAGGATGGAGAGCTGGGAGCGCAGCGTGGGCAAGCTCAGCACCAAGGcccagctggcagggctggtggcccgcaggaaggagaaggagaaggagaaggagaaggagaaggagaaggagaagg cagaTCCTGCCCTGGAAAACGGGATGGAAACCAGAGGGACCACAGCCAGCACTG gctcccttccagcagcagcagcagccacgtCCTCGCTGGGTTTGTTGGGAGCCTACTCGGACAGCGAGGACAGCGCCAGCGActga
- the YJU2 gene encoding splicing factor YJU2 isoform X2, which yields MSERKVLNKYYPPDFDPAKIPKLKLPKDRQYVVRLMAPFNMRCKTCGEYIYKGKKFNARKETVQNESYLGLPIFRFYIKCTRCLAEITFKTDPENTDYTMEHGATRNFQAEKLLEEEEKRMQKEREEEELNNPMKVLENRTKDSKLEMEVLENLQELKELNQRQANVDFEAMLKQYKELEEEQRRREQEEDEQEMKAMLEQAQNRRLLEDSDSDEEPTKARPNPTAQSKPTDILQEDPQPQSKRPRMESWERSVGKLSTKAQLAGLVARRKEKEKEKEKEKEKEKEKEKEKEKEKEKEKADPALENGMETRGTTASTAAAATSSLGLLGAYSDSEDSASD from the exons ATGTCGGAACGGAAAGTGCTGAAC AAATATTACCCCCCGGACTTTGATCCGGCCAAGATCCCGAAGCTGAAGCTGCCCAAGGACCGGCAGTACGTGGTGAGGCTCATGGCCCCCTTCAACATGag GTGCAAGACGTGTGGGGAGTACATCTACAAGGGCAAGAAGTTCAACGCCCGCAAGGAGACGGTGCAGAACGAGTCCTACCTGGGGCTGCCCATCTTCCGCTTCTACATCAAGTGCACTCGGTGTTTGGCCGAGATCACATTCAAG ACAGACCCTGAGAACACAGATTACACCATGGAGCACGGAGCCACCAGGAACTTCCAGGCAGAGAAActcctggaggaggaggagaagaggatgcagaaggagagggaggaggaggagctcaACAATCCCATGAAG GTGCTGGAGAACCGGACCAAGGACTCCAAGCTGGAGATGGAGGTCCTGGAGAACCTGCAGGAGCTGAAAGAGCTCAACCAGCGGCAGGCCAACGTGGACTTTGAGGCCATGCTGAAGCAGtacaaggagctggaggaggagcagaggcgcagggagcaggaggaggacgAGCAGGAGATGAA GGCCATGCTGGAACAGGCCCAGAACCGGCGGCTCCTGGAGGATTCCGACTCTGACGAGGAACCGACCAAAGCCCGGCCCAACCCCACGGCCCAGAGCAAACCCACGGACATCCTGCAGGAG gacccccagccccagagcaagAGGCCCAGGATGGAGAGCTGGGAGCGCAGCGTGGGCAAGCTCAGCACCAAGGcccagctggcagggctggtggcccgcaggaaggagaaggagaaggagaaggagaaggagaaggagaaggagaaggagaaggagaaggagaaggagaaggagaaggagaaggagaaggcagaTCCTGCCCTGGAAAACGGGATGGAAACCAGAGGGACCACAGCCAGCACTG cagcagcagccacgtCCTCGCTGGGTTTGTTGGGAGCCTACTCGGACAGCGAGGACAGCGCCAGCGActga
- the LOC141725360 gene encoding uncharacterized protein LOC141725360 — protein MAAMLYGTSALRMRRCRCRHSVQRVSQRGQSQVPLPAAPPAPRGCSPAHCQIFTRRCCPPLPHGAATPRPRRSAITAGGAVSARMRSASRARFHLSEHRPFPVARMRGAAPPGGPACAAVPSCPALPTQRTCWEMAAAAASQNAPGKMEPPPAAAAVAAAAPPAPNGAAGAGGPPPKSEGERPTPNEKKKEKGMKRGGNRFEPYANPAKRYRAFITNIPFDVKWQSLKDLVKEKVGEVTYVELLMDAEGKSRVSV, from the exons ATGGCAGCCATGCTGTACGGCACCTCCGCACTGCGCATGCGGCGTTGCCGTTGCCGCCATTCCGTACAGCGCGTCTCCCAGCGCGGGCAGTCCCAGGTGCCGCTGCCGGCTGCCCCGCCCGCACCgcgtggctgcagccctgcgCACTGTCAGATCTTCACTCGCCGGTGCTGCCCACCCCTCCCGCACGGCGCCGCCACTCCGCGCCCGCGCAGATCCGCCATTACCGCCGGCGGTGCCGTCTCAGCACGCATGCGCAGTGCATCACGCGCCCGTTTCCACCTCTCCGAGCACCGCCCATTCCCCGTCGCGCGCATGCGCGGAgcggcgccccctggcggcccGGCCTGCGCCGCCGTCCCGTCGTGCCCCGCGCTCCCCACACAAAGGACGTGCTGGGAAatggcggcggccgcggcctCGCAAAACGCCCCCGGGAAAATGGAGCCGCccccggcggcggccgcggtGGCAGCAGCGGCTCCGCCAGCGCCCAATGGGGCGGCCGGCGCGGGGGGGCCGCCCCCCAAGAG CGAAGGCGAGCGCCCGACgcccaatgagaagaagaaggagaaggggatGAAGAGGGGAGGGAATCGCTTCGAGCCCTACGCCAACCCCGCCAAGAGGTACCGAGCCTTCATCACCAACATCCCCTTCGACGTCAAGTGGCAGTCCCTGAAGGACCTGGTCAAAGAGAAAG TTGGTGAGGTAACATACGTGGAGCTCTTAATGGACGCTGAAGGAAAGTCAAGGGTAAGTGTTTGA